In the Emcibacteraceae bacterium genome, TGTTTGGTGGCATAAACAATCGTGTGTATTAGCCTTGTGGTAACAAATCCATAAAACATAATCTGCGCCATCATCAATGTTGGGCCAATCACCACATAAAACAGTCCTATTGCCAGAAAGGCCGGAATATTTTAAAGATCATTACGGTGAAGCCGACGCGAGCGATCAACATAATCATTGAGTTCAAGTTGCTCCGGTTTCGGATCCTTATTGATAAGACCCACCTGAATATCTTCCGGGCTTACAAGCCCTGAATTACTTTTAAGCATCCGGTAAACGGTCATCCAGCCCTGCCCCATAATTTTCAGTACCATAATGGCGGCCGCAATCATATAGGTAACAAAAACCGGATTTTCCAGTGTAAAAGCATTCATTTTCCTCTCCCTCAAAAAATGACCAAAATATAAGTAAAAACTCTACGCCTGATTATACCAGACGTCCAGCAGGAAAAGATGTGCCAAAACGGATATTAAAAAAAGTGCTAAAAAGGAATTAAGGCGTGAAAAAATTCACAATTTTATCAAGCACCAGATTCCTGATCGGATCGATTTCACGGTACATTTCATGGCGGGAACCGGCGATGGTTTCAATTTCGATATTCTTCGCATCATTTAAAAGACGTAATGTGGTTTCATTTTTGACCACAAATTCCTCTTCTGCCAGCAATACCAGTACAGGTATCTTTATAGCATCGGCATAACCCGGTGACTGAATGATTTTAAAGCTTTTGATAACGCCTGCGAGCCAGCCGTAAGTCACACCGCCGATAAATAGACCGGGATTTTGGTCAATTGCCTGCTCTGCCCAATTATATCTTTGCCGGTCATGGGTCAGCTGGCTAAAAGCGGTTTTATGATCAATCATTCTCCTGTTTCTGGGCTGCCCGGGCGCAAAAGATGATGAAAACCCAAGCAGGTTGGCCAGCTTAAAATAAATTTTGGCAAGCCCGGCAATCAGTGTGGAACTGGCAACCAGATCAAAAAAAGGCACCAGTAAAATAGCCCGCTTGAACACACCGGGATAATCATGCAAGTATCGAAAGCCAATTTGCCCGCCCATGGAATGGGCGATTAAATATAATGGACCCGTCTTCAATTCCGGTTTTATTATCTCTTCAACAATCTGATTCATATCCCGGACCAGAGCACCAAAATCGGGATTATGACTTTTTAGCGGATCATTCAGCAGTCGCCCGGAAAGCCCCTGTCCCCGGTGGTCATAAGCATATACCGTAAAGCCACGTGCCTGAAGCGCTTCTATAAACTCAGTATATTTCTCAATAAATTCGCGGTGCCCGCTCACCAGCAGAATGGTGCCTTTTTCCTCATGTTCAGCTGGGAAATGGCCGACCCGCAGCCGCATGCCGTCCTGTACGTCAAAAAAACGCACAGTGCCATTTTTCGGTAGGAATTTATTTTTAAGGGCCTGATCCATTATTTACTTTTACCCTTCCAAAAAATAAAGCACAATGGCTGAATTGGGATCAACACCCGACACTGCCAAAAATAAAAAAGAAAGGAAATAATTATGGCCACAGTATTGGTGCGCTACCACCTGTCCAATATTCCGCCCCGCTCAGATGTTATGGAAATCATGATGCAGTCAGCCCAAAATAAGTTCAAAGATATGCCCCATCTTCACAGCAAACAATTTTGCTATGATGAAAAAACCGGTGATGGCCTTTCCGTATATTTGTGGGATTCACGTGCCAATGCCGAAGCTTTTTTTACAAAGGAATTTATCGATAATTTCACGGAAAAATTCGGGGCGGTACCATCTCTCGAATATAATGACACATTACTGACGGTGGATAATCGGCTTGGCGATATACTCATTGACTAATAAGTAAAAAAGAGGTCTTTTTTTCATTTTATTTTAACAATAAACTCCTTGAAATAGAGTGGCAAAATCTCTATTTTACAATCATTCTAATGATTATCAGAAAATCACTCACACATAAAAATGGAGACCATAATGTCGCTTATAAATAAGAAAGCCCCGGACTTTACCGCTCAGGCCGTCATGGAAAATGACGAAATTAAATCCTTAAACCTGCATGACTATCTTGATGGTGATTATGGTCTGGTATTCTTTTATCCGCTTGATTTTACATTTGTCTGTCCGTCTGAAATTATTGCTTTTTCGAACCGTATGGACAAATTCAAAGCCCTCGGCTGTAAAGTGATCGGTGTCAGCATTGACAGCCAGTTTTCACATTATGCCTGGCGTAATACACCGGTTGAAAAAGGCGGCATCGGCAAAATCAACTTCCCATTGGTGGCCGATATCACAAAATCAATAGCTTCTGATTATGGCGTCCTTAAGGATGGCGCAGTCGCTTATCGTGGGTCTTTCCTGATCGATAAATCCGGTAATATCCGTCATTATGTCATTAATGATCTGCCGCTTGGCCGCAATGTCGATGAAAGCCTCCGTATGATCGAAGCATTACAGTTTACCGAAGAGCATGGCGAGGTTTGCCCTGCCGGCTGGAACAAGGGGGATGAGGGTATGAAGCCATCCGCTGAGGGAGTCGCCAGCTATCTTGAAGGCCACGCAAGCGCGCTTTAATCTGCCTGAAATACGCAAAATGAAACCCCCACCAAATAGTGGGGGTTTTTTATTTTTTAAACCATTGCCTTTCCTGTCAGGATTAAGTAGTCTGCGCCACACTTACCAACCGCGCACCCGTAGCTCAGCTGGATAGAGTGCTGCCCTCCGAAGGCAGAGGTCATGGGTTCGAATCCCGTCGGGTGCGCCAATGTTTTCAACAAGTTAAGAGAAAAATTATTTTTTAAAACTTACATTGGCTACAACGGGGCTACTTAATAAAAAAATAACTTCTTCGGATTGAAAATCCGCGTGTCGGTGGTTCAAATCCGCCCCTGGGCACCATCACTTCAATGCAATAATTCAATTTATACCCAGAACTAAATAGTCCTTTTCCTCCATAAATAATAAATGACCGGGACGACAAGAAGCGTAAGC is a window encoding:
- a CDS encoding MAPEG family protein, with product MPAFLAIGLFYVVIGPTLMMAQIMFYGFVTTRLIHTIVYATKQTHEVRATFYTIGSVIVIIMAVQVLLAGMEYL
- a CDS encoding alpha/beta hydrolase; translation: MDQALKNKFLPKNGTVRFFDVQDGMRLRVGHFPAEHEEKGTILLVSGHREFIEKYTEFIEALQARGFTVYAYDHRGQGLSGRLLNDPLKSHNPDFGALVRDMNQIVEEIIKPELKTGPLYLIAHSMGGQIGFRYLHDYPGVFKRAILLVPFFDLVASSTLIAGLAKIYFKLANLLGFSSSFAPGQPRNRRMIDHKTAFSQLTHDRQRYNWAEQAIDQNPGLFIGGVTYGWLAGVIKSFKIIQSPGYADAIKIPVLVLLAEEEFVVKNETTLRLLNDAKNIEIETIAGSRHEMYREIDPIRNLVLDKIVNFFTP
- a CDS encoding peroxiredoxin, producing MSLINKKAPDFTAQAVMENDEIKSLNLHDYLDGDYGLVFFYPLDFTFVCPSEIIAFSNRMDKFKALGCKVIGVSIDSQFSHYAWRNTPVEKGGIGKINFPLVADITKSIASDYGVLKDGAVAYRGSFLIDKSGNIRHYVINDLPLGRNVDESLRMIEALQFTEEHGEVCPAGWNKGDEGMKPSAEGVASYLEGHASAL